The following nucleotide sequence is from Megalops cyprinoides isolate fMegCyp1 chromosome 19, fMegCyp1.pri, whole genome shotgun sequence.
CACatgacttgtttttttccaacGTGGACAGTTACTGCAGCTGGATACGGCTGACAGTCTGTTAGGGATTCAGACTCAGTGTCAGTCTCACAGTTGGCCATTTACACAAAGGCCTGATTTGGTGGGTTTGTGTTTTGCAGAGTCGGTTTCGagtgtctgtttgttgtgtgtgtctgtgttaatgagtgACTTTTAAAGGACACAGAAGGAGGCAATTCCTTTAAAAGGGCAGATTAGGCTGTCTCACttcacctctttctctcatctttTGGTGAGGTTGTTGTTTTCTGGTCAGCCAGTGAGTCTGTGCTACACTTAAGATCTCCAAGCGGAAGACCAACTCACCTCCTGTTCACGAAAGACCACACCATAATGGTATGTCCTTTCATTCtcataaaatgtgtgtttacctgtagATTCCTTTTTACAATTCATTGTCAATGACCcgatgtacttttttttttgtaaaaaaattatTACAGATTATTACAGTATAGGCACAGAGTCAGATGGAATCTGGAGCTTTATCCAGACAGGCCCATAATTACCAGAAGGGAGAAGCAAGTACTTGTatgcataaaatgtaataataatgtgtttagCAAAGTGTCTGTTAACCAAAAATGACTGTATCTAGGGAGAcaggtgaaataaaatgttttttattcacCTCAATATTGCATACAAAGAAAGAAGACAAAGCAGTGTCCCCAGttgtgacacaaacacataaacgcAAATGTAGTCACACAtggatgcacacatacattatgAAACTGTATGGATCTGCATTAGGCATGAAGCTGCCCGTATCCCTTTGTGACCAGGAACTTGAACTGAGGAATGTGACACTAAGAGCTGGAGACAAGCTGAAGGTGAAAGGGAAGATTCCTGAAGATGCAGAGAGGTATGGACATAAGTTGTGACTCAGTTTGTGAGGGATAGGATATGAGAGAGAAGTGACAGTGGCAGAATAGTGGCCATAGTTGTACTAGAGGAAGACAGTAGAAAGCTTACATCCTTGGTGATGGCTGGATTGCTTTAGGAGAAATCAGCCTGTTGTGATTAAAGGAACATTGCCTCTCACTTCTAATCTTTCCAATCTAGGTTCCAGATTGACCTGGGTTGTGACTCCAGTGATCTGGCACTGCACTTTAACCCCCGTTTCCATGACGAAGATGATGGCAAAGTCATCGTGTGCAATTCCCTGTGTGAAGGCTGTTGGGGCTATGAACAGAGAGATGCCTACAACCCTTTCCATAGGGGGTCAAATGTCACGGTGAGAAGGACTAGGATTAGGAGgcatggagggagagggagggagagatcagGGTATGGGATGGGTTTTAAGGAGGGGACCTAGAATCTACGGCTTGATGGATGAGGAGAAATAGAAAATGTGGGAAGTTCAATTTGGTAACAGAACTGTGAGGGAGAAGCAATAGGGGAGACATGGAATTTTAGTGGAGGACTTTGAAAGCTTACTGTCAAGGTAAAGATACAAGCACGAAGAAGAATGTTGTATAAATGATGTGTAAGGTAGGGAGAGTttggaaaaacagcaggaaaactgAAGAAGGAGCAAGGAAGGCATACAAAATGAAGAGAAGTAAAAAGGTATTACAtaaggaaagaggaaaacagaggatGAAGAGCTATGGTGACCTTTGCAGCGTGCACTGatctcctcatcctctcatctCCAGGTAACAGTAAAGGTGACGGAGGAGGGCTTTGAGGTGGAGCTGCCGGAGGGACACGAGATAAGGTTCCCCGACCGCCGTGGCCTGGAAACCCTGACCTACGTTCGGGTCAAAGGTCACTTCAAATTCACTTCCTTCAAGATCTGCTGAATTGATTAATTTGCTGAATGTCGGTTAAGAACAGGGGTATTCATGTGCTGAAATCGGTTTTCTGACTGTGTAATCCAATAAAATTCTAAAACATCTATCTAGATTTATTTCTCTTCCAACAGCACGTTCACACATGGCATTCAAACTGGAATGTATGAAACCCAGATGGCTCACTTAGGACAAAATAaggttttatattatttcagtGCTATCTGTTTCACATGCTTGGGATTACATAACATATATGTGCCAAGTTTCATCGCAACTCCACATATTGATTTATGTGGGAAACTGTAAGCTAGTTCATTAGTATGTGAGTATAAATATctacacacattttattaatcTTTGACTTGTATACTATTAATCAACCTTACATAAACCATGAACATGAAACTGGTGGACAATGTTCTGTATCAATGTCTTAATTTCTGAtggatttatttaatttctaaTGTAAGTCTCCACTTACTTTGAGCAATGGAGATTGCAGTACTTCCTTCCCAGAATACATTTACCCAGAATTCCACTGCCAATCCATTTCTCTAAGGGAGGGCTAGAATTCAAATGCCACCGATTTGCTTTACTTTCACAACAGCCCCTGTATACATATCGTTTGCACAAGTATAGGGCAATTTAGGTTCTGATGGAATATGTCTCCTCTCCAAGAAAAGACTCTTAACTTGTTACAAATCTTTGGCaactattcatttttattcagaccTGATAGGCTCAGCACCAAGAGCAACAATAAATGCTTTGTCAGAACGTTTAGAAGAAAACAAAGGCATTAACTCATTTCTTGTTTGATCGATGTCAGAAAGGAGTAAATAAAGGCACTAACAGAAATTCATGTGataatttcaattttattcatGATGATAGATTATTTagtcaaaaaattaaaacaagaatgaaatgaaataagacTCAACAGCAACAGAGCAACTATAGCATAACAACTTTGAAAGTTTTTGAGTATGTTAAGCAATTACATCtacaaaaacaatcacaaaaaaaaaaaattaaatgcatttgcaaatgaTGCTAGGAAGACCCTCAACCAAAATAACATGTTCCTTTTTCtaaactttttatattttaaaaagaaatagcaCTTTATTCTTTGACAAACATgttctttcaaaatattatttcaaaaatatttcaatagaCTGTTATTGATATGAAAGTACTGATTTGTCAGGAAAttgaaacacatttgaaatgcatacatCTGCTAGCcagaaaaatattacagaaaactatttaatttttttgtataaatttcTCTGTAATCTGACACTGATGTGGGATGATTTTGAGAATTTATCTTAACTCCCTCCTGATGTGAGGTCATCAAAGATCTTGACGGcatcttcttttttaaaatcccTGGGGGAAATATGGGATAATTCTCCAGGTTCCTGGAATGCTTTGCCATAGTGTTgtcatcattcatcatttctTGCACTATAACTGTGATTGTGACCCATCTTTGCAACTGGATTTCCTTTCTCACGGTTGCATAATGGCTTGGATTAAGCCTCTTACTGTGTCATTCTCTTCTGTTGTCAAGACATTGCTTGAATCATAAAGTTCATGTTTTCATCGTTTGTTAATCCAGCATCAGCCAGTCTCCTGCCATAAGAATTCCAGGTATATGCTCTCATGAAGCGTCCATTGAAGAAACTTCAGTATTCTCGGCTGTGGTGCAAAGAGTGGGATGGTTTTTCAACAGTACATAATGTAAATAATCTCCTTTACAGAAAATCTCTTTCTGTGAGGGACAGTGCTTTTAAGTGGAAGCAAGAGAATCATAAACCTTAACAACATCATCCCAGATGCATTTGGTCAGAAACCTGCATTTCCCCCGCAGAATGAAAATTCTCTCTTTAGCTCCTTTTCATCTTTGGCCTTGTGTTTCAGGTCTATTACCAGCTCTTTGCACTTGTTGAAGAGCATGTTTCATAATTTGTTCCCTTTTCATCTAACTTTGTTTGAGCTGCCTTCTGTTGAGCAAGCTCCTCCagctttctttttatttccttaaCAAGCGCAATGAAGTATCTTAATCATGCACTCAAATTTTCCTCTTCAGAAAACCAagattgcattaaaatgttgtttcattcttttcagtgtCGTCATAGACACTGTTCTTATCTCAAGATTTGCCTCAAGACGCTATGATTTGACATCtaaatggaattaaaatatttatttcatggaaacaataaaatgatattttggtGATGTGGATGAGGTTAATGAATGTAGTTCAGTCACTTAAATTACTGACATTGGGATTATGAATTGCCATTGACAGCACATCTTCAATTACACAAGTCTGCTTGTCTGatgaaaatggtggaaaaaataTGTCAAGATTACAGTTTCTGCCTGTAATCTCACACTATTGCTGTGGGATTACATCCAAGAAATTAGCTCATTTTGCTTCTTCCTCTATATGAGCTCATCTAAGCTCTTGAGGGCATCCTCTTTTTTGAAATTCCTCCATGCAGTGGGAATTTCACCACTTCCCTGGAATGTTTTCTTGTAATATCCTTCCAAGTCCTTTTGAAATCTGCACACAAACCATTTCCAGTACGGCAGCTCAGAGTGATCAGGAGTGATGCTCCAGCAGGCATACTTTGGACCAgcttctctgtattttttgtaagGAAACTTCTCATCTGATGACCAAAAGGACTTATCACTTGCAACTGAAGTTGTGCAAAAACTGATACACAGATACTTTGTTCCCCTGTATTTCCATCCGTTGATTCCATTTGTGCGGTGGAAAGGTACACTGTGATCCCCAGGGTGCCCCTCCATTGTGTTGGTGCAGATGGCTTTGCAGAAGGGACACTGCACCCAGCAGCACCTGCACAACTGTCTGATCAAAATCTCATCAGGCTTCTCCCGGAACATCTCCACATTGACGGAAGACACTTCATTTAACTCTGAAATGACTTTAGCCATGCCTTCTGTAAGTCTTTCCAAAAGGAAATCAAAGTTGGTGATGTCTCGATAGTCAATGCCCTTTAGGCCACTCTCTGTAAATTTCAGTTCATCTGTGAGTGCATTAGAAAAACTCTTCAGCCACATATGGATATCGGCACATTCACGTTTAACATGTGCAGTTGCTGTCTCTGCTGCACGCTCTACACAGTGCTGCTTcagtttaatgttgtttttgatCATGGTGAGAATTCTGGAACTCTTACCTTCGAACAAGTACTTATTCACAGCATTTGATATAAActgttgaaaatatttcctTGGATTGTGAATGTAAGCCATGAAATTGTTGAAGTTCTCTTCTTCAGCCAGTGACCGTAGGATGTGTTTCTCAAGGTTAGATCTATTTCCACTGAATGCCGGGAAACTGGCCCTCATTTCTTCTGCAACATTGATGGCAGTTTTGTCAtagacagacagcagaatggATGGCTTCAGTTTGCTGCAAATGAAGTCAGCAAACACAGTGGTTGATGTAGCACCTTGGCAGTAACTCCGGAAGATTCTATAGTACTGAGACTTTTTGTCCTCAAGGTAAGCTAGTGCATCATTGGCCTTTCTGAATGCTCTGTGATGCTCAGAAAATGTCCTCTCTGCAATAACACACATGTATAGTGAAAGATCCACCATGAATTCTTTTTTGAACGCATATCTTGTAGATTTTGATTCAAACTCCTTCACTCTCCTTTGGACATAATTCAAAACTTCTTGAATGTAACTGTCATTGTAACCCATCTCTGCAACAGGTTTTTCTTTAACAAGGatctcagtgtgtctctcaATGTCTTGGATTAAGCCTCTAATTGACTCTGCCTCTTCTGTTGTAAAGACACTGCTTGACTGACAAGGAtcaagttgtttttttggtgATCCAACACCAATCAACCGCCTAAAAGAATTCCAGACATATGCCCTCACggattctctctctttcactggtTTGTTCACTGAAGCATCTTCAGAAACTTCTCTTGTGTTGCTGAGATCGTGATGCTTTTTCAGTGACACGTACTGTGAATAATCTCCTTTATGACATATGTCCTTGAAAGAGGCACATTCCATTTGATTGTAGACAAGAGAACATTCATGAACTTCAGTCAGGATACGCTGCACATCATCCCagatgtttttgtctgtaatgGAGGTTGTGCCTTTGGTCAAATCTGAAACCCATACCTTCCACACAGAATCAAATTCTCTCTTCAGTTCCTTTTCATCTTTGGCCTTGTGTTTCAGGTTTATGGCCAGCTCCTTGCTCTTGTTGAAGAGCATGTTTTCATACTGTGTTCTCTTTTCATCTAAATTTTTACGAGCTGCTTTCTGCTGAGCAACCTCCTCCAGCTTTCTTTTTGTTCCCTTAACAAGATCATCACGAAGTTCCTTAATCTTGTACTCAAATTTTCCTCTCCACTGAACTAAGacctctttgtctctgtcatctttgaaatattgtttcatCGATTTTTCAACATCTTCATAACATCCTTTTATTCCCTGCATGAGGAAATTTGTCTCAACAGTTTCCAGTTTTTCATTATCAATTCTGTTTTGGAGTTTGTTTTCAATGTGCAGCATAGCACTCCTGAGCTTCCATGTCCATTCTGTATACTGGACTTCAAGTTTTCTGTACGCTGCAATTTCCaatgtatttttgaaactgaaaacaaagttttcGTTTAGCAGTGCATTCCAGAGATCATGGATCCTTCTTTTGAACTGTGAAAGCGTCACACCTCC
It contains:
- the LOC118794558 gene encoding galectin-2-like, whose protein sequence is MKLPVSLCDQELELRNVTLRAGDKLKVKGKIPEDAERFQIDLGCDSSDLALHFNPRFHDEDDGKVIVCNSLCEGCWGYEQRDAYNPFHRGSNVTVTVKVTEEGFEVELPEGHEIRFPDRRGLETLTYVRVKGHFKFTSFKIC